One window from the genome of Kaistella carnis encodes:
- the dnaE gene encoding DNA polymerase III subunit alpha, producing MYLIFDTETTGLPKNFNAPITDSDNWPRMVQIAWQLHDREGNLIENQDYIIKPEGYDIPFSSQRIHGISTKMATEEGRDLNEVLLEFREAMQKAEVVVGHNIIFDYNIVGAEFFRKQIDNNLQEIPFADTMKLGTDFCQLGGGKSGKYKSPKLTELYEKLYDEEFDEAHNAAADVNATAQVFFEMMRIGIVPAEEVKLETQELQQYINNHPSPIKPFPIVIRRQVADSKKKKKTSFNNTDEIEIGSYFNFHNHSIYSSLQASSNINDLIKRALENNFPAVGIVDLGNMMGAFKFISEVEKTNGTIKKNHQEYLERKQKAEEDALPFNETEPRKEPLIPIIGCEFYLSDRPEQKQFTKDDPDRRTNIVLLAKNFNGYKNLAKLSSLGYINGFYFGVPRISKKMIAELKEDLIAVTAGTIGDIPNTILEFGEQKGEEVFQWWKNTFGEDFYVQLQNHEIEEEHYLNDVLLTFAEKYEVKILAQNETFYTEKSEAHIQDILYCIKDGEKLSSPVGKGFGKRRGLPSHEFYIKNTEELKQSFREFPDAFEAYDELVKKFEPYTLKRDVLLPEFGIPDEFLSEEDKLDGGKRGENAYLRHLTYEGANKRYEEITDEIRERLDFELEVIAKTGYPGYFLIVQDFCNEARKMGVWVGPGRGSAAGSAVAYCTGITNVDPIKYDLLFERFLNPERISMPDIDIDFDDEGRDKIIKWVVEKYGKTNVAQIITYSVLGGKSAIKDAGRVLDYPIFETNNIAKLIPPSPGMNIAKAFAKFDKLAPEDKALAQEMKDILANPKDERYQVLSAAQKMEGCIRNTGIHACGVIITPEDISNLVPITIASKDADILVSQFDNSVAESAGLLKMDFLGLRTLTIIKHAIKLIKEKHGIEIDPDTIPLDDAKTYQLFKEGRTVGIFQYESPGMQKYMRELKPTEFADLIAMNALYRPGPIKYIPLFINRKNGVEETVYDLEETEEYLSETYGITVYQEQVMLLSQKLANFTKGEADTLRKAMGKKQRDVLDKMYPKFIEGGKSNNLDETKLNKIWKDWEAFAEYAFNKSHSTCYALIAYQTAYLKANYPAEYMASVMSNNINNTKQITLFMEDCKSIGVDVLGPDVNESQYAFAVNEKGQIRFGLGAIKGIGEGPSEAIVETRKNGRFKNIYDFFERIPTSQMNKRVAESLVVAGAFDEVDVYHRAQYFDIDSSGKTNIERLLRYGNSFQDSKNEIENSLFADFAEEVKIEQPKINPAPEWQSMHKLNKEKEIIGFYLSAHPLDEYKYQFQFLQGALSKKEILESKKEEPLELEKVILPIEVSEVEDADDDLVDLPPEILEGDDDVMIEEPAKIVEPRGSFNFLNLDEIEDYKNNVFANQQPDLFNNDKLSWKEKQALKNNTPEYMVAGLVTEYTIKDGKNSGEKVAFLMLEDYSGSYSFRLGDRDYMKFRDKIDVQRFVIFKIKFSQSNDGRVFVNVSEVIDLKEAFEKFAKKMTVVVDIDHLRKEDIDFLRNQFDEHKGDQKLNFYIKNPADESQLEVMSMQTMIQVNGELIEIFNEMQRYDIFLN from the coding sequence ATGTATCTTATTTTTGACACAGAAACTACCGGTTTACCTAAAAATTTCAATGCTCCCATCACCGACTCCGATAACTGGCCCCGAATGGTTCAGATCGCGTGGCAACTTCATGACAGAGAAGGTAATCTAATTGAGAATCAGGATTATATCATTAAGCCGGAGGGTTATGATATTCCCTTTTCTTCCCAAAGGATCCACGGTATTTCAACAAAAATGGCCACCGAAGAAGGTCGTGATCTGAATGAAGTTTTATTGGAATTCAGAGAAGCTATGCAGAAAGCGGAAGTGGTGGTTGGCCACAATATTATTTTTGATTATAATATTGTAGGAGCCGAGTTTTTCCGTAAACAAATTGACAATAATTTACAGGAAATCCCTTTTGCTGATACCATGAAACTGGGAACCGATTTTTGTCAGTTAGGTGGTGGAAAAAGCGGAAAATATAAATCTCCGAAACTCACCGAGCTTTACGAAAAGTTATACGACGAAGAATTTGATGAAGCGCATAATGCTGCAGCCGATGTAAATGCAACGGCACAGGTCTTCTTTGAAATGATGCGGATCGGAATTGTACCCGCTGAGGAGGTGAAGCTTGAGACTCAGGAATTACAGCAGTATATCAACAATCATCCGAGTCCGATAAAACCATTTCCCATCGTCATTCGAAGACAGGTTGCGGATTCGAAAAAGAAAAAGAAAACATCTTTTAATAATACGGATGAAATTGAAATAGGAAGTTATTTTAATTTTCATAATCACAGTATTTATTCGTCACTTCAGGCATCCTCAAATATTAATGATTTAATTAAACGGGCTCTAGAAAATAATTTTCCAGCTGTTGGTATTGTGGATTTGGGAAATATGATGGGTGCTTTTAAATTCATTTCTGAAGTTGAAAAAACCAATGGAACGATTAAGAAAAACCATCAGGAATATTTAGAGCGGAAACAGAAAGCGGAAGAAGACGCACTTCCATTTAACGAAACTGAACCGAGAAAAGAACCCTTAATTCCTATTATTGGATGTGAATTTTATCTTTCCGACCGCCCAGAGCAGAAACAGTTTACGAAAGATGATCCCGACCGAAGAACAAATATCGTTCTTTTGGCAAAGAATTTCAATGGCTATAAAAATTTGGCAAAACTCTCGAGTTTAGGATATATCAATGGTTTTTATTTTGGAGTTCCGCGAATCTCAAAAAAGATGATCGCCGAGTTGAAAGAGGATCTTATTGCTGTAACTGCAGGAACAATAGGAGACATTCCCAATACAATTTTAGAATTTGGAGAACAAAAAGGAGAAGAGGTTTTTCAATGGTGGAAAAACACCTTCGGCGAGGATTTTTATGTACAGTTGCAAAACCATGAAATTGAAGAAGAACATTATTTGAATGATGTTTTATTGACTTTCGCAGAAAAATATGAAGTCAAAATTTTAGCACAAAATGAGACTTTTTACACCGAAAAATCAGAAGCGCACATTCAGGATATTTTATACTGTATTAAGGATGGAGAAAAATTATCTTCGCCTGTAGGAAAAGGTTTTGGTAAAAGACGAGGATTGCCTTCACACGAATTTTACATTAAAAATACGGAGGAACTCAAACAAAGTTTCCGTGAATTCCCCGATGCTTTTGAAGCGTATGACGAGTTGGTGAAAAAGTTTGAACCTTACACATTGAAGCGTGATGTTCTGCTTCCTGAATTTGGTATTCCTGACGAATTCCTAAGTGAAGAAGATAAATTAGACGGCGGAAAAAGAGGAGAGAACGCTTATTTGAGGCATTTAACCTACGAAGGTGCCAACAAAAGGTATGAGGAAATCACCGACGAAATAAGAGAAAGATTAGACTTTGAGTTAGAAGTTATCGCCAAAACCGGTTATCCCGGATACTTTTTGATTGTACAGGATTTCTGTAATGAAGCCAGAAAAATGGGTGTTTGGGTTGGTCCCGGTCGTGGTTCGGCCGCGGGTTCTGCGGTGGCATATTGTACGGGAATTACCAATGTTGATCCTATAAAATATGATTTGCTATTTGAGCGTTTTCTAAACCCGGAAAGGATTTCAATGCCCGATATCGATATTGATTTTGATGATGAAGGTCGCGATAAAATCATTAAATGGGTGGTTGAGAAATACGGTAAAACAAATGTTGCTCAAATTATCACCTATTCCGTTTTAGGAGGAAAATCTGCGATCAAAGATGCCGGAAGAGTTTTGGACTATCCAATTTTCGAGACCAATAATATTGCAAAATTAATCCCACCTTCTCCAGGAATGAATATTGCGAAAGCTTTTGCAAAATTCGATAAACTTGCCCCGGAAGATAAAGCGTTGGCGCAGGAAATGAAAGATATCCTGGCAAACCCAAAAGATGAGCGTTACCAAGTTCTGTCTGCTGCTCAAAAAATGGAAGGTTGCATTCGAAATACTGGTATCCACGCTTGTGGAGTAATTATAACGCCCGAAGATATTTCTAATCTGGTGCCGATTACGATTGCATCTAAAGACGCAGATATTTTGGTATCGCAGTTTGACAACTCGGTGGCTGAAAGTGCAGGATTGTTGAAAATGGATTTCTTAGGATTGCGGACTTTGACCATAATCAAACACGCAATCAAACTTATCAAAGAAAAACACGGCATCGAGATCGATCCGGATACCATTCCCTTAGATGATGCTAAAACCTATCAGCTTTTTAAAGAAGGTCGCACTGTTGGGATTTTTCAGTATGAAAGTCCCGGAATGCAGAAATATATGCGTGAACTTAAACCAACGGAGTTTGCTGACTTGATTGCGATGAACGCTTTGTATCGACCTGGACCGATTAAATACATCCCACTATTTATCAATCGAAAAAATGGGGTAGAAGAAACGGTTTACGATTTAGAAGAAACCGAAGAGTATTTAAGTGAAACCTATGGAATTACCGTCTATCAGGAGCAGGTAATGCTTTTATCTCAGAAATTAGCCAACTTTACAAAAGGGGAAGCTGATACTTTGCGTAAAGCAATGGGTAAAAAACAAAGGGACGTACTGGATAAAATGTATCCTAAATTTATCGAAGGTGGAAAAAGCAATAACCTCGACGAAACCAAACTCAATAAAATTTGGAAAGACTGGGAAGCTTTTGCTGAATATGCATTTAACAAATCGCACTCCACGTGTTATGCTTTAATTGCCTATCAAACAGCCTATTTAAAAGCGAATTATCCCGCGGAATATATGGCGAGCGTGATGTCTAATAACATTAATAATACGAAGCAGATCACTTTATTTATGGAGGATTGTAAAAGTATTGGTGTTGACGTTTTGGGGCCAGATGTTAATGAATCGCAGTATGCTTTTGCAGTGAATGAGAAGGGGCAAATACGTTTTGGTTTAGGTGCAATTAAAGGGATTGGCGAAGGTCCGAGTGAGGCAATTGTGGAGACCAGAAAAAATGGACGTTTCAAGAATATCTATGATTTTTTCGAAAGGATTCCGACCTCACAAATGAACAAGCGAGTAGCGGAAAGTTTAGTCGTTGCAGGCGCCTTCGATGAAGTTGATGTTTATCACCGGGCGCAGTATTTCGATATTGATTCCTCTGGAAAAACAAACATTGAAAGGTTACTTCGATATGGTAACAGTTTTCAGGACAGCAAGAATGAGATTGAAAATTCTCTGTTTGCAGATTTTGCGGAGGAAGTTAAAATTGAACAGCCCAAAATTAATCCTGCACCCGAATGGCAAAGCATGCACAAACTTAATAAAGAAAAAGAAATTATTGGCTTCTATCTCTCTGCCCATCCTCTGGATGAATATAAATATCAGTTCCAGTTTTTACAGGGAGCTTTGAGCAAAAAAGAAATTTTGGAAAGCAAGAAGGAAGAACCGTTGGAACTGGAGAAAGTGATTTTACCAATCGAAGTTTCCGAAGTGGAAGACGCTGATGATGATCTGGTTGATCTGCCGCCTGAAATTTTAGAAGGTGATGATGACGTTATGATTGAAGAACCTGCTAAAATAGTGGAACCAAGAGGAAGTTTTAATTTCTTGAATCTAGACGAGATTGAAGATTATAAGAATAACGTTTTTGCCAATCAACAACCCGATTTATTCAATAATGATAAATTATCCTGGAAAGAAAAACAGGCCTTAAAAAATAACACACCCGAATACATGGTCGCTGGTTTGGTAACAGAATACACCATTAAAGACGGTAAAAATAGTGGTGAAAAGGTGGCGTTTTTGATGTTGGAAGATTATAGTGGAAGTTATTCTTTCCGTTTAGGCGACCGCGATTATATGAAATTCAGAGATAAAATTGATGTTCAGCGATTCGTTATCTTTAAAATTAAATTCTCTCAATCCAATGATGGACGGGTTTTCGTAAATGTGTCGGAAGTTATTGATCTTAAAGAAGCTTTTGAAAAATTTGCAAAGAAGATGACCGTAGTTGTGGATATTGATCATTTGCGAAAAGAAGATATCGATTTCTTAAGAAATCAGTTTGATGAACATAAGGGGGACCAGAAACTTAATTTTTACATTAAAAATCCCGCAGATGAGAGTCAACTGGAGGTGATGAGTATGCAGACGATGATTCAGGTGAATGGTGAATTAATCGAGATATTTAATGAGATGCAACGTTATGATATATTTCTGAACTAA
- a CDS encoding alpha-ketoacid dehydrogenase subunit alpha/beta → MEIDTKKTVSQEILLKAFNHMMIAKATADVYEENRNICKYVHSTSRGHEAIQLATAYQLTKEDWVSPYYRDESLLLGIGFEPYQLMLQLLAKAEDPFSGGRSYYSHSSSREESLPKIIHQSSATGMQAIPTTGVAQGIKYIQEFNLKEYENNPVVVCSFGDNSITEGEVSEAFQFAALHQLPIIFLVQDNGWGISVTKEEARTSDAYDFAAGFVGLNRMKVDGTDFEASFQAMKKAVDFVRTERKPMLVCASTVLIGHHTSGVRREFYRDEDDLVKHRAKDPGNILRKRLLEEGTDEDLLKQIEKKARLEVEQAFQRAIAAEDPKPQSVEDHVFAPTSITEEVGEREPKGQEKIVMVDAAIHAIQEIMWKHPEALLYGQDVGERIGGVFRETVTLGKKFGNKRVFNTPIQEAYIIGSTVGMSAVGLKPIVEVQFADYIYPGINQLITEISKSCYLSNGKFPVSNIIRVPIGAYGGGGPYHSGSVESILANIKGIKVAYPSNAADFKGLLKAAYYDPNPVVMLEHKGLYWSKVPGTEDAKTIEPAEDYILPFGKGNILLEADQAETEKGRTMLIVTYGMGVYWAKEAAKNFEGRVEIIDLRTLIPLDEKLVFERTKLHGKCLVLTEEQIQNSFAEAFAHRISKECFRYLDAPVEAMGSLNLPAVPINLVLEKEMLPNAEKLTKKIEEMLNH, encoded by the coding sequence ATGGAAATTGATACAAAAAAAACCGTTTCACAGGAGATATTGCTGAAAGCGTTCAATCACATGATGATTGCCAAAGCAACAGCCGATGTTTATGAAGAAAACCGAAATATTTGCAAATATGTGCACTCTACTTCTCGGGGTCACGAAGCCATACAGTTAGCAACTGCTTATCAATTAACAAAAGAAGATTGGGTTTCCCCATATTATCGTGACGAAAGTTTATTATTAGGAATAGGTTTCGAGCCTTATCAATTAATGCTTCAGTTACTGGCAAAAGCAGAAGATCCTTTTTCGGGCGGACGTTCATATTATTCGCATTCATCAAGTCGGGAAGAAAGTTTACCTAAAATAATTCACCAAAGTTCTGCGACTGGAATGCAGGCTATTCCTACGACGGGAGTTGCGCAGGGAATCAAATACATTCAGGAATTTAACTTAAAAGAATACGAAAATAATCCTGTGGTAGTTTGTAGTTTTGGAGATAACTCCATCACAGAAGGTGAAGTTTCGGAAGCATTTCAGTTTGCAGCACTTCATCAGTTACCGATTATATTCTTAGTTCAGGATAATGGATGGGGAATTTCTGTAACTAAAGAAGAAGCAAGAACTTCAGATGCATATGATTTCGCCGCAGGATTTGTCGGTCTTAACCGAATGAAAGTGGATGGAACTGATTTCGAAGCCAGTTTCCAAGCCATGAAGAAAGCCGTTGATTTCGTAAGAACAGAAAGAAAACCAATGTTGGTTTGTGCAAGTACCGTCTTGATTGGGCATCACACTTCCGGAGTTCGACGAGAATTCTACCGTGATGAAGATGATTTGGTAAAACACCGCGCAAAAGATCCGGGCAATATTCTTCGAAAAAGACTCTTAGAAGAAGGTACCGACGAAGATCTTTTAAAACAAATAGAAAAGAAAGCAAGATTAGAAGTTGAACAAGCTTTCCAGAGAGCAATTGCCGCCGAAGATCCAAAACCACAATCCGTAGAAGATCATGTGTTCGCTCCTACTTCTATTACAGAAGAAGTGGGTGAAAGAGAACCGAAAGGTCAGGAGAAAATTGTAATGGTTGATGCCGCGATTCACGCGATTCAGGAAATCATGTGGAAACATCCGGAAGCATTGCTTTACGGACAGGATGTTGGTGAAAGAATTGGGGGAGTTTTTCGCGAAACTGTCACTTTAGGCAAAAAATTTGGGAACAAAAGGGTTTTCAATACGCCTATTCAGGAAGCTTATATCATAGGTTCAACCGTTGGTATGAGTGCAGTTGGTTTAAAACCTATTGTAGAAGTGCAGTTTGCTGATTATATTTATCCAGGGATCAATCAATTGATTACAGAGATCTCAAAATCCTGTTATCTGAGCAACGGTAAATTTCCGGTGAGTAACATTATCCGGGTTCCGATTGGTGCTTATGGTGGTGGCGGACCTTATCACAGCGGAAGTGTAGAAAGTATTCTGGCCAATATTAAAGGAATTAAAGTAGCTTATCCAAGCAATGCTGCCGATTTTAAAGGTTTACTAAAAGCTGCTTATTACGATCCAAATCCAGTCGTTATGTTGGAGCATAAAGGATTATACTGGAGCAAAGTTCCGGGAACCGAAGATGCAAAAACTATTGAGCCCGCAGAAGATTATATCCTTCCTTTTGGGAAAGGAAATATCCTTTTAGAAGCTGATCAAGCTGAAACTGAAAAAGGCAGAACAATGCTCATAGTCACTTATGGAATGGGTGTTTATTGGGCAAAAGAAGCCGCTAAGAATTTCGAAGGTCGAGTTGAAATTATCGATTTGAGAACTTTAATTCCTTTGGATGAAAAGTTAGTTTTTGAACGTACAAAACTCCACGGAAAATGTTTGGTTTTAACGGAAGAGCAAATTCAAAACTCTTTTGCAGAAGCTTTCGCACACCGAATATCTAAGGAATGTTTCCGATATTTAGATGCTCCTGTTGAAGCCATGGGTTCACTGAATTTACCGGCAGTTCCAATCAATTTAGTGTTGGAAAAAGAAATGCTTCCAAACGCGGAAAAACTGACTAAAAAAATTGAAGAAATGTTAAATCATTAA
- the cax gene encoding calcium/proton exchanger, with product MNKKDVLLIAAASVVAAATGFATHAGLNAVLLFVLAAVSLVLVAMIVGKATEQLGSRMGPAATGVLQSALGNLPELFVCIFALRAGLDMVVKAALVGSILGNSVLVFGMAILFGGLKNGRQYFHSEPPKMNAVLMILAVAAMAVPTLTFYLHTPAESHLNKLDIIVAVVLLIVFGAYLTFSIKGDKAIIPDKNGETEEATWSLPTTLIILAASGVGAAFVSDWFVQALKPAMDSLGINDVFAGLIVVAIAGNAIENLVGIQLALKNKADYAVSVIMNSSLQIALVIYPLLILLSFFLGGAILSFVLSPLLLAALALAVLTSAFIVFDGESIWLEGVALIGLYIIIATAFWWG from the coding sequence ATGAATAAAAAAGATGTCTTATTAATTGCGGCCGCTTCGGTTGTTGCCGCAGCGACTGGCTTTGCTACCCATGCCGGACTCAATGCTGTTTTATTATTTGTTTTGGCAGCAGTTTCGTTGGTTTTGGTGGCCATGATCGTAGGAAAAGCCACGGAACAGTTGGGAAGTAGGATGGGACCGGCAGCAACGGGGGTTTTACAATCGGCTTTAGGAAATTTGCCCGAACTTTTTGTGTGTATTTTCGCATTAAGAGCAGGTTTGGATATGGTGGTAAAAGCGGCTCTGGTCGGATCGATTTTGGGAAATTCTGTTTTGGTTTTTGGAATGGCTATTTTATTCGGTGGCTTAAAAAATGGAAGACAATATTTTCATTCCGAACCTCCGAAGATGAATGCAGTTTTGATGATTTTAGCGGTTGCCGCCATGGCAGTTCCTACCTTGACATTTTATCTTCATACGCCTGCGGAAAGCCATTTAAATAAATTAGATATTATTGTTGCTGTTGTTTTACTTATTGTTTTTGGCGCGTATTTGACCTTCTCTATCAAAGGAGACAAAGCAATTATACCCGATAAAAACGGAGAAACTGAAGAAGCGACCTGGTCGTTACCGACGACGCTTATTATTTTGGCAGCGTCGGGGGTGGGCGCCGCTTTTGTTTCAGATTGGTTTGTGCAGGCTTTAAAACCCGCGATGGATTCTTTGGGTATTAACGATGTTTTCGCAGGTTTAATTGTGGTTGCAATTGCGGGAAATGCAATAGAAAATCTGGTAGGAATTCAGTTGGCGCTCAAAAATAAAGCAGATTATGCGGTGAGTGTTATTATGAATTCTTCTTTGCAGATCGCTTTGGTCATTTATCCGCTGTTAATCCTTCTATCCTTCTTTTTAGGCGGTGCTATTTTATCATTTGTATTGAGTCCGCTTTTATTAGCAGCTTTGGCGCTTGCCGTATTAACCAGTGCTTTCATCGTTTTTGATGGGGAAAGTATCTGGCTTGAAGGTGTTGCTTTAATTGGATTGTATATTATTATCGCGACGGCTTTTTGGTGGGGCTAA
- the ligA gene encoding NAD-dependent DNA ligase LigA, with protein sequence MPENIQQKIEELRTELHQHNYNYYILDEAKISDFEFDLKLKELQELEKNHPEFYDANSPTLRVGGEITKNFPTIQHQFRMYSLDNSYDFDDLEDWEKRIIKTINEPVEFVAELKYDGASISIFYESGKLRQAVTRGDGFQGDEITANVKTISDIPLTLKGDFPTQFFMRGEIYLTRKNFDKINARREEEGLDLFMNPRNTASGSLKMQDSAEVRKRGLSAVLYQFISSEIPAETHWELLQNSRKWGFKVSDQAKLCKNLDEIKAFITYWDEHRHELPFEIDGIVLKVNSIKQQAQLGYTAKSPRWAMAYKFKAEKVETELLTVTYQVGRTGAITPVANLKPVLLAGTIVKRASLHNEDIIKKLGLHEHDFVYVEKGGEIIPKIVGINEEKRKSDSKEIEYITNCPECGTELVRIEDQAIHFCPNDLHCPPQVVGRMIHYVSRKALDIEGLGAETIEQLYREKLIENPADFYTLTKEQILPLERMAEKSAQNIIDGVEKSKQIPFEKVLFGIGIKHVGETVAKKLAKNFNSIDDLKNATAEELIQVEDIGGKIAESIVNFFKDPENLLMIERLKSYGVQLEKGENTNEVISTVLEDKTFLFTGKLSLFTREAAEEMVEKHGGKNISAVSKNLNYLVVGEKAGSKLKKAQDIGTSEILDEQQFLDLISN encoded by the coding sequence ATGCCCGAAAACATCCAGCAAAAAATAGAAGAACTTCGTACAGAACTTCATCAGCATAATTATAATTACTACATTTTAGACGAAGCCAAGATTTCTGATTTTGAATTTGATTTGAAATTAAAGGAATTGCAGGAACTCGAAAAAAATCATCCTGAATTTTATGATGCTAACTCTCCCACTTTGCGCGTTGGAGGCGAAATCACTAAAAACTTTCCGACCATTCAACATCAATTCAGAATGTATTCTCTGGATAATTCTTACGATTTCGATGATTTGGAAGACTGGGAAAAAAGAATTATCAAAACCATTAATGAACCTGTCGAATTTGTCGCCGAACTAAAATACGATGGCGCTTCCATTTCTATTTTTTACGAAAGCGGAAAACTGAGACAAGCCGTAACTCGTGGTGATGGTTTTCAAGGCGACGAAATCACAGCGAATGTAAAAACGATTTCAGATATTCCTTTAACCTTAAAAGGTGATTTCCCGACTCAGTTTTTTATGCGCGGTGAAATTTATTTAACCCGAAAAAACTTTGACAAAATAAATGCAAGACGTGAAGAAGAAGGATTGGACTTGTTCATGAATCCAAGAAATACGGCTTCAGGAAGTTTGAAAATGCAGGATTCAGCGGAAGTTCGAAAACGTGGACTTTCAGCCGTACTATATCAATTTATTTCTTCTGAAATTCCGGCAGAAACACATTGGGAATTGTTGCAGAATTCCAGAAAATGGGGTTTCAAAGTTTCGGATCAGGCAAAATTATGTAAAAATTTAGACGAGATAAAAGCCTTTATTACTTACTGGGACGAGCATCGACATGAACTTCCTTTTGAAATCGATGGAATTGTTTTAAAAGTAAATTCTATTAAGCAACAAGCGCAATTAGGTTATACGGCGAAGTCTCCGCGTTGGGCAATGGCGTATAAATTCAAAGCCGAAAAGGTAGAAACCGAATTATTAACCGTCACTTATCAGGTTGGTAGAACGGGAGCGATTACGCCTGTTGCTAATTTAAAACCTGTTTTACTTGCCGGAACAATCGTTAAAAGAGCAAGTTTACACAATGAAGACATCATTAAAAAACTCGGTTTGCACGAACATGATTTTGTATATGTAGAAAAAGGTGGTGAGATTATTCCAAAGATTGTTGGCATTAATGAAGAGAAAAGAAAATCCGATTCTAAGGAAATTGAATACATCACGAACTGTCCGGAATGCGGAACTGAATTAGTCAGAATTGAAGATCAGGCGATTCATTTTTGTCCGAACGATTTGCATTGTCCGCCGCAGGTTGTAGGACGAATGATTCATTATGTTTCCAGAAAAGCCCTGGACATCGAAGGTTTAGGCGCTGAAACGATTGAACAGTTATATCGTGAAAAATTGATTGAAAATCCTGCAGATTTCTATACTTTAACAAAAGAGCAAATCCTTCCATTAGAAAGAATGGCAGAAAAATCTGCACAGAATATTATCGATGGTGTTGAAAAATCAAAACAAATTCCCTTCGAAAAAGTATTGTTTGGAATTGGCATAAAGCACGTTGGAGAAACGGTTGCTAAAAAATTAGCGAAAAATTTCAACTCGATTGATGATTTGAAAAATGCTACTGCCGAAGAATTAATTCAGGTTGAAGACATCGGTGGAAAAATCGCTGAAAGTATTGTCAATTTCTTTAAAGATCCAGAAAACTTATTGATGATTGAACGTTTGAAATCTTACGGAGTTCAACTGGAAAAAGGAGAAAATACGAATGAAGTTATAAGCACTGTTTTAGAAGATAAGACTTTTCTCTTTACCGGAAAACTTTCTCTTTTTACAAGGGAAGCCGCCGAAGAAATGGTCGAAAAACATGGTGGAAAAAATATTTCTGCAGTTTCTAAAAACCTCAATTATTTAGTGGTTGGTGAAAAGGCCGGAAGCAAACTAAAGAAAGCCCAAGACATTGGAACGAGTGAAATTCTTGATGAGCAGCAATTTTTGGATCTTATTTCTAATTAA
- a CDS encoding GEVED domain-containing protein: MDYNQDGDFSDAGETVFTKAASKTNPVSGSITIPASALSGNTRMRVSMKYNGIPTACETFSYGQVEDYTLNIKAAGTVTALVNTSADTVNVYPNPVKDILNINAKGDYNYQLISIDGKIVKDGNQSENAVNVQSLPTGIYIMKITQDGKTSSHKVIKK, translated from the coding sequence ATTGATTATAATCAAGATGGAGATTTCTCTGATGCGGGCGAAACTGTTTTCACAAAAGCTGCTTCTAAAACAAATCCGGTTTCTGGATCAATCACAATTCCGGCATCTGCACTTTCAGGAAATACCAGAATGAGAGTTTCCATGAAATACAATGGAATACCAACAGCTTGCGAAACTTTCTCTTATGGACAGGTCGAAGATTACACCTTAAACATTAAAGCTGCAGGAACAGTGACAGCGTTAGTAAACACGAGTGCAGACACAGTTAATGTTTATCCAAATCCAGTGAAAGATATTTTGAATATTAATGCAAAAGGTGACTATAATTATCAATTGATCTCCATCGATGGAAAAATTGTTAAAGATGGCAACCAATCTGAAAACGCTGTCAATGTTCAAAGTTTACCAACCGGAATTTATATAATGAAGATTACTCAAGACGGAAAAACTTCCAGCCATAAAGTAATCAAAAAATAA